The Candidatus Methylomirabilis sp. genome contains a region encoding:
- a CDS encoding MOSC domain-containing protein, translating into MWQGEVVGIYITPGAAQPMRVVTEVRAVTGKGLEGDRYSREVGTYSAKPGPHREVTLIAVEALEAVARETGIALAAGESRRNIATRGVPLNDLVGQTFRVGGARVRGVRLCPPCQHLEDLTRLPGVMKALVDRGGLRVQVLADGQIRVGDPIRPETP; encoded by the coding sequence GTGTGGCAGGGTGAGGTGGTGGGGATCTACATCACGCCGGGAGCCGCCCAACCGATGAGGGTGGTGACCGAGGTGCGGGCGGTGACCGGCAAGGGGCTCGAGGGGGATCGCTACTCCCGGGAGGTCGGGACCTACTCGGCCAAGCCCGGGCCCCACCGGGAGGTCACGCTCATCGCCGTCGAGGCGCTGGAGGCGGTCGCCCGCGAGACCGGCATCGCCCTCGCGGCGGGCGAGTCGCGCCGCAACATCGCCACCCGCGGGGTTCCTCTCAACGACCTGGTCGGGCAGACGTTCCGCGTGGGAGGGGCCCGGGTGCGCGGAGTGCGCCTCTGTCCCCCCTGCCAGCATTTGGAAGACCTCACGCGCCTGCCAGGCGTGATGAAGGCGCTGGTGGACCGGGGCGGGTTGCGGGTTCAGGTGCTCGCGGACGGGCAGATCCGCGTTGGCGATCCGATCCGCCCCGAGACCCCGTGA